In the Moraxella osloensis genome, one interval contains:
- the alaS gene encoding alanine--tRNA ligase, protein MSRPFSSADIRQAFINYFAENGHTPVASSSLVPHNDPTLLFTNAGMNQFKDVFLGIDKRDYKRAVSSQKCVRAGGKHNDLDNVGYTARHHTFFEMLGNFSFGDYFKQQAIPFCWEFLTSDEWLGLPKDKLYVTVYHTDDEAFDIWHNVVGLPAERIIRIGDNKGGQYQSDNFWAMGDTGPCGPCTEVFYDHGEHIWGGLPGTPEEDGDRFVEIWNNVFMQFNRQKDGTLEKLPAPSVDTGMGLERISAIMQGVHSNYEIDMFTHLMQHAAQVIGLPNDIDLQSEPSLKVLADHIRSVSFLIADGVLPSNEGRGYVLRRIIRRAVRHGNKLGATDNFFYKLVAPLAQIMGDAYPQLREQQANIEQAILKEEEQFAKTLSQGLKLLSQELDSLKSGDTLSGATVFKLYDTYGFPADLTADIVRERDISIDEAGFEQGMAQQRARAREAGKFGVDYNQLIQVDSATEFLGYDKAEHSSTVTHLYLEGKSAEQLQEGDEGVIVLSATPFYAEGGGQAGELGDIQTETGVFEVQDTKKSGQAIIHHGVVKMGSIRQGQSSEARVASQVRAMSAKNHSATHLLHAALREHLGTGVTQKGALVNSEVLRFDFSYDKALTEQDIITIENIVNQQILANQPATVEMLSMTQAQDKGAMALFGEKYGDTVRVLSMGTVDKDGKPFSIELCGGLHVQRTGDIGLFKIVSEQGIAAGIRRIEAVTGMGAVKYVQQGEKQLNQLASQLKAKRDEIADRVNQMTDKTRDLEKQVERLQQKLASSQAKDLINNVQDLNGQKVLIASLQGMDGKALRTIADDMKSKLHDGIVVLAGVADDKIALTASVGKDLTSKIKAGDIIKHLSEQLGGKGGGKPDFAQGGATDVAGLPSVLAALPNWLAERLA, encoded by the coding sequence TATCGTCGCAAAAATGTGTGCGCGCAGGCGGAAAACACAATGACCTTGACAACGTCGGCTATACCGCGCGTCACCATACGTTTTTTGAGATGCTCGGTAATTTTTCGTTTGGCGATTATTTTAAACAACAAGCCATTCCATTTTGTTGGGAGTTTTTGACATCTGATGAGTGGCTTGGATTACCCAAAGATAAACTTTATGTGACGGTGTATCACACCGATGATGAAGCCTTTGATATTTGGCATAACGTGGTGGGCTTGCCTGCCGAACGCATCATCCGTATTGGTGATAATAAAGGCGGTCAATACCAATCGGATAACTTTTGGGCAATGGGTGACACAGGTCCTTGTGGTCCTTGTACCGAAGTATTTTATGACCACGGCGAGCATATTTGGGGCGGTCTGCCAGGTACACCTGAAGAAGACGGCGACCGTTTTGTCGAGATTTGGAACAACGTCTTTATGCAGTTTAACCGCCAAAAAGACGGCACACTTGAAAAACTACCTGCGCCAAGTGTCGATACCGGGATGGGTTTAGAGCGTATCAGTGCCATCATGCAAGGCGTGCATAGCAACTATGAAATCGATATGTTTACCCATCTCATGCAGCACGCGGCGCAAGTGATTGGCTTGCCAAACGATATCGATTTACAGTCTGAGCCATCACTCAAAGTGCTTGCCGACCATATCCGCTCGGTTTCCTTTTTAATTGCAGATGGCGTACTGCCAAGCAATGAAGGCCGTGGTTATGTGCTGCGTCGTATCATCCGCCGCGCGGTTCGTCATGGCAACAAATTAGGCGCTACTGACAACTTCTTTTATAAGCTCGTCGCGCCACTTGCCCAAATCATGGGCGATGCCTACCCACAGCTTCGTGAACAGCAAGCCAACATTGAGCAAGCCATCTTAAAAGAAGAAGAACAATTTGCCAAAACCTTATCACAAGGTCTCAAACTGCTATCACAAGAATTAGATAGCTTAAAATCTGGCGATACTTTATCGGGTGCAACGGTGTTTAAACTGTATGACACGTATGGCTTCCCTGCCGATTTGACGGCCGACATCGTGCGCGAACGCGACATCAGCATTGATGAAGCTGGTTTTGAACAAGGCATGGCGCAGCAACGCGCCCGCGCCCGTGAAGCAGGTAAATTTGGCGTTGATTATAACCAATTGATTCAAGTTGACAGTGCCACTGAATTTTTGGGGTATGACAAAGCAGAACACAGCAGTACTGTCACCCATTTATACCTTGAGGGCAAATCGGCTGAGCAATTGCAGGAAGGTGATGAAGGGGTCATCGTATTATCGGCAACGCCTTTTTATGCGGAAGGCGGTGGTCAAGCCGGTGAATTGGGTGACATCCAAACCGAAACCGGCGTATTTGAAGTTCAAGACACCAAAAAATCTGGTCAAGCCATCATCCATCATGGCGTGGTCAAAATGGGCAGTATCCGCCAGGGTCAGTCAAGTGAAGCGCGCGTCGCAAGCCAAGTACGCGCCATGAGTGCCAAGAACCACTCCGCCACTCACCTACTGCACGCCGCCCTTCGTGAGCATCTTGGCACAGGTGTCACCCAAAAAGGGGCATTGGTCAATAGTGAGGTGTTGCGTTTTGACTTCTCGTATGACAAAGCTTTGACTGAGCAAGACATTATCACCATTGAAAACATCGTCAACCAACAAATCCTTGCCAACCAACCTGCCACTGTAGAAATGCTCAGCATGACGCAAGCGCAAGACAAAGGCGCGATGGCACTGTTTGGTGAAAAATATGGGGACACGGTTCGCGTATTGTCGATGGGTACGGTAGATAAAGACGGCAAGCCTTTCTCCATCGAGCTATGTGGTGGTCTGCATGTACAACGCACGGGTGATATCGGCTTATTCAAAATCGTCAGTGAGCAAGGTATCGCGGCAGGTATTCGCCGTATCGAAGCGGTAACAGGCATGGGCGCAGTCAAATATGTGCAGCAAGGTGAAAAGCAGCTCAATCAACTTGCCAGCCAGCTCAAAGCGAAGCGCGACGAAATCGCCGACCGTGTCAATCAAATGACCGACAAAACACGCGACCTTGAAAAACAAGTTGAGCGTTTGCAGCAAAAATTGGCCAGCAGCCAAGCTAAAGACTTAATCAACAACGTGCAAGACCTCAATGGACAAAAAGTGCTGATTGCAAGCTTACAAGGCATGGATGGTAAAGCATTGCGCACGATTGCCGATGATATGAAGTCAAAATTGCATGATGGCATCGTGGTGCTTGCTGGCGTGGCTGACGATAAAATTGCCTTGACTGCCAGTGTCGGCAAAGACTTAACCAGCAAAATCAAAGCGGGCGATATCATCAAACACTTAAGCGAGCAGCTTGGCGGTAAAGGGGGCGGTAAACCTGACTTTGCCCAAGGCGGCGCAACCGATGTCGCAGGATTGCCATCCGTATTAGCAGCGCTACCAAATTGGTTGGCTGAGCGACTTGCCTAA
- the yghU gene encoding glutathione-dependent disulfide-bond oxidoreductase, translating to MDNHYQPPKIWTNDSQNGGKFASTNRPTAGATHEQHLPIGNNPLQLYSLNTPNGIKINMLLEELAEVGIEGAQYDAYKIDIMNGDQFGSDFVAINPNSKIPALVDNSVNPPIKLFESGAILLYLAEKFAQFIPADTVKRAECLSWLFWQMGAAPYVGGGFGHFYAYAPEKFEYAINRFTMETKRQLDLLDQHLATHTFMVGNDYTIADIAIWSWYGQLALGKLYNAGEFLQVQNYTHLQRWAQNLHDRPAVQRAVTLPLQPIA from the coding sequence ATGGACAATCATTACCAGCCTCCCAAAATTTGGACAAATGATAGCCAAAACGGTGGCAAATTTGCCAGTACCAACCGCCCCACCGCAGGGGCAACCCACGAGCAACACTTACCGATTGGTAACAACCCTTTGCAGCTTTACAGCCTGAATACCCCAAATGGTATCAAAATCAATATGTTACTTGAAGAATTGGCAGAGGTTGGTATTGAAGGCGCACAGTATGACGCCTACAAAATCGACATCATGAATGGCGACCAATTTGGCTCAGATTTTGTTGCCATCAATCCCAATTCTAAAATCCCCGCACTGGTGGATAACAGTGTTAATCCACCGATTAAACTGTTTGAATCAGGCGCTATCTTGCTATACCTTGCCGAAAAATTTGCGCAGTTTATCCCAGCAGACACCGTAAAACGTGCCGAATGTTTGTCATGGTTGTTTTGGCAAATGGGTGCTGCGCCGTACGTCGGTGGCGGCTTTGGGCATTTTTATGCGTATGCCCCAGAAAAGTTTGAATATGCCATCAATCGCTTTACCATGGAAACCAAACGCCAATTGGATTTACTCGACCAACATCTAGCGACTCACACGTTTATGGTAGGTAATGATTACACTATCGCGGATATCGCGATTTGGTCATGGTATGGTCAATTGGCACTGGGCAAATTGTATAACGCTGGCGAGTTTTTACAAGTGCAAAACTACACCCACCTACAACGCTGGGCACAAAACCTGCATGACCGTCCGGCCGTGCAACGCGCTGTAACCTTACCGCTACAACCAATTGCCTAA
- a CDS encoding aspartate kinase, which translates to MALIVQKYGGTSMGSVERIKNVAQRVKRWHDNGHQVVVVVSAMSGETNRLIDLARQISKEPNAREYDQMVSTGEQVSISLLAMALNEIGVSAKSMTGGQVAIRTDDSHTKARIQHIDDSQLRAALDAGMVVVVAGFQGVDDKGDINTLGRGGSDTTGVALAAALSADECQIYTDVDGVYTTDPRVTPKAKKLSKITFEEMLEMASLGSKVLQIRSVEFAGKYQVPLRVLSSFDENADGKFDDDFKKNVGTLITTDEGDSMEQPIISGIAFNRDEAKVSILAVPDRPGIASSILSPISAANIEIDMIIQNIAENGLTDFTFTVNRGDFDKTLAILGDNLAEIGGKEIVSNNKVVKVSLVGVGMRSHAGVASKMFETLAENNINIQMISTSEIKISVLIQEEQLEKAVKALHTAFGLDREDGESKVAGL; encoded by the coding sequence ATGGCTTTAATCGTACAAAAATACGGTGGTACGTCGATGGGTAGTGTCGAACGTATCAAAAATGTGGCACAGCGCGTCAAACGTTGGCATGACAATGGTCATCAAGTGGTGGTTGTCGTCTCTGCCATGAGTGGCGAGACCAATCGCTTGATTGATTTGGCACGTCAAATCAGTAAAGAACCAAACGCTCGTGAATACGACCAAATGGTGTCAACCGGCGAGCAAGTCTCGATTTCTTTACTTGCTATGGCACTCAACGAAATTGGTGTGAGCGCCAAGTCAATGACGGGTGGACAAGTGGCGATTCGTACCGATGACAGTCATACCAAAGCCCGTATCCAACATATCGATGATAGTCAGCTTCGCGCCGCACTCGATGCTGGCATGGTCGTTGTGGTGGCGGGTTTTCAAGGGGTGGATGACAAAGGTGACATCAACACCTTAGGTCGTGGAGGCTCGGACACCACCGGGGTTGCATTGGCTGCCGCCCTATCTGCCGATGAATGTCAAATCTATACCGATGTTGACGGCGTGTATACTACGGATCCACGGGTGACACCAAAAGCCAAAAAATTATCAAAAATCACCTTTGAAGAAATGCTAGAAATGGCAAGCCTTGGCTCAAAAGTGTTGCAAATTCGCTCGGTTGAATTTGCCGGCAAATACCAAGTACCACTGCGTGTTTTATCCAGTTTTGATGAAAACGCCGATGGTAAATTCGATGATGATTTTAAAAAGAATGTAGGTACATTAATTACCACCGATGAGGGAGACAGCATGGAACAACCAATTATTTCGGGCATCGCCTTTAACCGTGACGAAGCTAAAGTATCTATTTTAGCAGTGCCTGATCGTCCTGGTATTGCGTCATCGATTTTAAGCCCGATCAGTGCTGCCAATATCGAAATTGATATGATTATCCAAAACATCGCAGAAAACGGATTGACCGACTTTACCTTTACCGTTAACCGTGGGGATTTTGATAAAACCCTAGCGATTTTGGGTGACAATCTTGCTGAGATTGGTGGCAAAGAAATCGTGAGCAATAACAAAGTGGTTAAAGTATCACTGGTGGGTGTGGGGATGCGTTCACATGCAGGCGTGGCAAGCAAAATGTTTGAAACACTGGCAGAAAACAACATCAATATCCAAATGATTTCTACCAGCGAAATCAAAATCTCGGTACTGATTCAAGAAGAACAACTGGAAAAAGCGGTTAAAGCGTTACATACCGCTTTTGGTCTTGACCGTGAAGACGGTGAAAGCAAGGTTGCTGGATTATAA
- a CDS encoding HopJ type III effector protein, giving the protein MSAIDKLELSKLLAKLENKSLDFASVLATIDSYYNYRPTEFVNGEVHNAAGENEGSAKVFGFALLNHLTQQDTLKLFAEHYDSVKAEPKGTNHANIRNFRFFGWQGFLMQRNCLIPKALTPKAS; this is encoded by the coding sequence ATGAGCGCTATTGATAAGCTAGAACTATCAAAACTATTAGCTAAATTAGAAAACAAATCGCTAGATTTTGCTTCCGTGCTAGCTACCATCGATAGTTACTATAACTATCGCCCGACTGAGTTTGTCAATGGCGAAGTGCACAATGCGGCTGGCGAAAATGAAGGCAGTGCAAAAGTATTCGGCTTTGCGCTACTCAACCATTTGACCCAACAAGATACGCTAAAACTGTTTGCTGAGCACTATGACAGTGTTAAAGCAGAGCCAAAAGGTACAAACCATGCCAATATCCGTAACTTTAGATTTTTTGGCTGGCAAGGCTTTTTAATGCAGCGTAACTGTTTAATACCAAAAGCGTTAACGCCAAAAGCGTCATAA